The Quercus robur chromosome 3, dhQueRobu3.1, whole genome shotgun sequence DNA segment TTTGGAATGGAGAGAGATGCAAGGAGCTCCTATCTCCTCTCACATTATCTCTTTCCATCTAAACACAATGTAAAGATCTTTTGTCCTAAAGAACTCATTCATCCCATTGAAAGGTAAcagcaattttttattttttggcattttctttcttcaatgaaaacttttgtttattttttctatccttatttttctattataacttttagttttttacttgaaaaaaaaaaaatgaacttgaCATTCAATCAAATCATATATGACAAGTTTTGAAACAATTTCCTTTGTCTCTATAGTTAGAAGCTTGCCcaaattctattttataaacaaaattatgtTCTCATATCCTTTTTGGCacctgagaaaaaaaaaaaaaaaaaaattctcttgtgaacaaatttttaaaaaatgataaattggTGATAATGACAATGAGAGGAAAATCTAACTTTGGGAAATCGTTAAAACCAAATAGTTTGATGCAAAATATATAGCAGTTGCAATCTGACTTTATCGGACctacttaatatatatatatatatatatatatatatatttgtgtgtgtgttttactCGCCATATTAAAAACAACACcaagaaaaaatgatttttgaaacatcatatgttttcctttcttttaacTATAGAAGTATCCAAAGACAAAAAcaccactttatttatttttattgttaaaataaaattagtgaatcgactaaaaaaataaattgagaaaaggattttaatttaaaattttttaaaaaaattctaaaatgaaTTCAAACAGtgtcgatatatatatataattttttttttttttttgagaaacaaacacacacacacacaagagaggGAGTGCAATTCTAATACAAAACCACATcacaaatttcattcaaaagtTATAGTAACTTTTAAGAACATCAACAGAAAAAGCTTGTTTTGTGTGACCTTGTTTTGTAATACTAACTAGTTTGAGTATTtgtgtgaaaatatatatatgctcaTTCTTGTTGGAGAATGGAGAggataataaatttatttataaaggaATTTATGTCATGGTATGTTGAATAACTTATATTGCAATAGAAAAAGTTTTCATATGCTCAAGTAAATCATTTAAAAGCTTAAAAGAACCATAGTTATAGCAATCTCCTAATTTCTATGTCTTAGAAATTGATAttcaaaatcaagttatatCATATAAAATACTGAAATTGTATAATcactcaaaaactaaaatactaATATCATTATCAGCTAAGGgtgaaaaaataacataaagaaagataataccacaaataattaaactaaataattaaaaataataattttactttttatcttctatatattttaataaattcgaATTTAGAAGGTACTCTcaatccaaatattttttttaacctaattTTTAAGGAAGTgcaccaaattggaccgaagtggaccgaagtgcaccaaattggaccgaagtgcaccaaattggactgaagtggacctaACAGAGAGAAATAGACTGAActaaggctgcgtttgttttggTGTAAAACCATTTCAGGAAATGATTTTACACCTCACcgtgtgtttggttgcgcatggaaaatagaatttttcaGAAAAGCATTTCATTTGACCGTAAATATTATGGCTTTGACCCAGAAATTGGTTTACATTTcaattttcacttcaaaccatttctGGACTCAGAcgcatagagagagagagagagagagagagagagagaagagatcaCTGGTACTCTCCCTCACACCGAGCTCACTCACTCATACCGAGCTCCACCTTCTCCCTCACGCCAAACGCAGCCGATCCTCTCCCTCTTGCTGGTCCGAGCTCCACCCACAGTCCGACGAGCGCCAAAGATCCACCCATGGTGAGTTTCCTTTTCCAATTGAGTTCATTTCTCAATCCGACAACCTCACCTCCGATCCACCCTCTATTTAAGTCCAACGACCTCACCTCACCTCCGATCCACACACCTCCGACCCACCCTCTACAAAAGCCGATCCACATCCCCTCAAACCCATCTAGCCAAAATCCACCCTCAAACCCAGAAACGACCCTTCCTCCGACCTACCTCTCGGATCcgatctatatataaatataaatatatatttatttatttatttatttattcattcattcatttatttatttatttatttactttttttaattatccattttttatttaattattgatttaagaatttaaattttgttggtGTTGCAATTATATAgaaatagaatgcaatgtgattTGTTGGTGTAAATATTGATTGTGATGGTATTATGTTGTGTACGTTGTTGATGTTACAGTTATACAgaaatagaatgcaatgtgattTGTTGGTGTAAATATTGATTGTGATGGTATTATGTTGTGTACGTTGTTGATATTACAATTATACagaaatatatgtgcataaatattttggtactcGTTATCAATGTGGTTTGGATGTTTTCTGTTTGTGGCTGTTTTTATATACTGTGTTACTGTGTAATCAATAGCATGCTTGTTTACATACCTCTTAGACCAcagtgtttgtgattttttagatgaagaaaaaaaccaaagccgCAATTCTTACCTCAGCTGCATCTGTCCTCTTTGTGGGGGTTGCATTGTTAAGGAAATTGCGGCGTAGATGACTGCCTATGGCGCCTTATGTTAATCATGCAGCCAAGAGAGAGCATTATATAAATAGTATTCTGCATGGAAGTGAGAGACATTGTGTAAATCAAATTATAATGAAGCCTATAGCTTTCCACCACTTATGTCACATCCTCACTGAGGGGGAGCAACTACGCCCGACTATTCACATGTCTGTTACAGAGCACGTGCTAATTTTCTGTCACATTATTGGTCATAATGTGagtgtgatgccccaatttgattgattgattgtgtgatgtgtgtgggtgtgtgatgagtcccacatcaggtatttactggatagatctgggctttattaacaactacaaggagtctcaattgtgactaatCCTTTTGAGGTACAGcgtagatgtggctagcgcttttccttgggtcgttacatattgtgatgccccaatttgattgattgtgtgatgtgtgtgggtgtgtgatgagtctcacatcgggtatttactgggttaaactggactttattaacaactgtaaGGAGCCTTAATTATAACTAGtcattttgaggtatagcgcagatgtggctagcgttTTTTCCTTGgatcgttacatatggtatcagagccggcccggtaatCCCGTGTGGGTTCAAAGACACTACCTCACAAATTGGACCCTAATGAAGacattagggatttaagtgggtgagattgtgatgccccaatttgattgattgtgtgatgagtcccacatcgagtatttactgggttgaactgagctttattaacaactgcaaggagtCTCAATtatgactagtccttttgagatataacgcagatgtggctagcgctttttcCTTGGGTCATTACAGTGAGGTTCTGTGTAATTGAAAATCGGTTCCATAGATCGACTGAGACTGTTCATAGATACTTCAAGGTCGTCCTTAGGGGGGGTCCTAAAATTATATAGAGCTCTAATAAAACTACCTAGAGAAGATACACCTCCAGAGATAAGGAATAGCAGAAGGTTCTacccatattttaaggtaaatattgCGACTTGTGTATTTTTCTAAATTGTGAAGATTTGTGTAATTTTAAACCATTATATCTGTCAAAAATTAAGATTGTGTTGGAGCAATCGATAGTACACATGTTCGTGCATCTGTGCCACCTGAAATACAAGGAAGGTTTCGTGGTCGCAAAGATGGAACCACACAAAATGTGTTAGCTGCCATTAGTTTTGACTTAAAGTTCATTTTATGTATTGGCTGGATGAGAAGGTAGTACACATGATTCACGTGTGTTAAATGATGCATTTGCTAGGCAAGGGGGATTTTCAATTCCCGAAGGTATTATAGGATTACTTCACCTTTTtggtttattagtttaataaatattgtgcattttcctaaaaatagtagtgatttggttttatttttgaatatatgtaggtaaatattatcttggtgatgttggatatggtaataaaaatggaattttGTCACCTTATCAAAGTGTGCGATATCACTTGAAAGAGTTTAGTGATCGTCCTCCTGAGAATGAGCAAGAATTGTTCAACCTCCGACACTCTTCATTTAGAACTACCATTAAGTGAGGGTTTGGAGTGTTGGATGCAGAACCATTTTGGTATTTGGAAACTCAAGTGAAAGTAGTGTTAGCATATTGTGTGattcataatcacattatgGGGGCTGAACCAAATGACCATATTATGGAAGCTGCAATGAACCAAGTAGAGTCTAGTGGCCCCCAACAAGAAACACAGTCACGCCGGGACTCCATTGAAGACAGTAGAGTATGGAATGCTAAGAGAGATCAGATATGCCAAGTTATGTGGTCTGATTATACCAGGAGTGgagaatagtattttatttagaTTTCTATGATTGTAATATgtgctgtattttttttttctgtaaggACAATGTATTTACTATAGACTTCTGGTGGTGTAAGGAAAAAGTATTTTCAGCATTACATTGTTATTTCTAGTGTTAGCATGTTTCGTTTTGTTGTGCACATCTATAAGCGTGGTtatatgtgtgtttgatttgttgttcATATTCCGAGCATAATTACTAAATGCTACTTTCATTTTTAAATGCTACTCTCACTATACAATTTTCATATGTAGTAATGTCGAAGGGAAAAGAGAAGGTAGGCGGCACTAAGCAGTTCAGGTGGCTGCCCCCCATGCACACGTCTCTGCTTAGGCTACTTACCGAGGAGGCTGCGAAGGGCAACAAGCCTTCTAACACTTTCAAGGCTAGCTCCTTTGCTTTTGTAGCGAAGGAGATATTTGCTCAATTTAGGGTCGAGTGCCACCCCTCTTATGTAGAGAATTGGCTACGGATTTTAAGGACCATGTGGATCACTATTCAAACTATTAGGAAGAAGAGTGGTTTCGGCTGGGACGATAACTTAAAAATGATAACATGCAATGCGAAGACATATCAAGGAGAAGTCATGGTATGGcttccaactatattttcttgatataaatgataatatatgtttttggctTTTATAATCTATGAATTGAGAACAAGACAAGGCTGCTCAAGTACCCtctttatatgaaatttatagtgtCATTCCTTTTAGGATTCCATTgcttttacaaattttcaaatataacttTCATGTGCGGATCTATTGTAAAATCTGGTCTTAGCATTTATACATTGTATTTTCTGTTATTCTTGTCTTCAAAATCATGGGTTATGTCTCCTGTTCCCTAacagatttttttgtttatcattgACCTAAATCATCTAATGGCATCTATATTGAATTGAATATTGAATTTATGAGTGAAGTGATTATTGCATTGTTATTATACGTTCCTTTCTCCCTTACAGGCGCATTGTAAGCATGCGGAGTATCTGAACAAAAAGATTGAGATGTATGATGAATTGGCTATTGTAGTGGGGAAGGATACAACTACATGTAGCTTTTCTAAGTCGTATGTGGATATTGAGAATGAGTCAAACAATGGGGACAATACTGAGTTTGTGGCGGACAATGGGGAGGAAGGTGTGGTGGACAAAGGGAAGAATGCGGTAGAGTCATCCACCACTGGGTCGGGAATTTCCAAGTTTCGCAAAAGAGGGCGTGCACCTCCCTCTGATGATAGTGTGCTGACTGATTTGTCTGATCAACTGAAGGAAATTGCTGTGGCTTTGAAAGAAATCAACCGAGGCCTGTTGATTACACAGCTCTTTACTTTGAGGTCATGGCTATGGTGGCAGATGGGTATAGTGAAGACATGCTCGCTTGAGTGGGCCAAAGGCAGACTACAAGTGATATCTCTGAGCGTCTGGATATTGTTCATGGCTGATTGGCTCGCTTGATCAGGGCTTGTTCTCATTCGAGGGATAATCTTCAGTTTCTTCGGAGTTTTTTTGTTTCACAGAATGATTAAGGAATGCAGATCCATTCCAGATACCCTGTCATGGAAAATTGTCAATATAAATACTAACATTTGCTATTCTAGGAGCTAGAGTTATAATTAATAAGCATTATCAACTGTTCTCATCCTTCATTGAATTACTTAGCAACAAAGCAAGTGGTAACTGTGGTATGCAGAAATCGTGGGAGAAAGACCAAATTGGTGGTAACtttcattttacaatttttagcaTATCAAAGCAGCTGTCCATAAGGCTAGGAGCATTGAGAATGGGACCACACCATGTTCAAAACCAAATGCCACAGACGGCATTAGGAAGGGCTCACATGATCCTAATCTTTCATTAAATATTATTAGAATATTTCTCCTTAATcctgaattttttattagattcattgATGCTGAGTAGTTTGCTTCATACATGTCACTAGGGTAACTAACATCCCCTTCCCTGCTTGCTGCTTGGTGATTCTTATTGCAGAGTATGAGTGAGTGATGCTTGTATTTCTTCTAAAGTTCGCCGTCTAGTCTCAGGTACCAGTGTCGCAGAGAACAAAACACCCAAACCCGACATGCTTGCatataagaaaaatgtttctgAAATATCATGCATAAAACATCAATCATCACGTACTATGTACAAGAATGCTTAGGAGAGTGACAGTATACATGAGAAAGAAACAGCtgcaaagaaacaaacaaaaatggaGACAAGGAAGCATCACCTGCTGAGCTCCATTCTACTAGAAAGTTAAATGTGTATGAAACAAGCCAGGAACAAAACCAATTGACCAAATTGCAAATGCTTCCAGCAGAACCCTTTACATTTATGGGAAATATCTgaaagggagaaagagaaaaatcatTTAACAGGAGCTACACTCTAATTGTTATAGGGATAAAATTTCCGTGCAAGCTACAGAGTTATTAATCAAAAAGGTTCTCACCTCTGATATTATAATCCATGGTATTGCTCCAACACCCAATGAATAACATGCCTTAAAAACCTGAATTCAGAAACCAAGTAGTTCAATTATACAGATGTGAAATAGCAGGAAAAgtgaaggcaaaaaaaaaaaaaggattgggtgggggggggggggggggtttgtttaaattaataaaccaaGTAGTTTAACGAACCTGAATGAAATCATTCCAAACTCAATTACACTAATGGAAAAAGGATTAATTGTTGTTTGCCTTGTCCTCATCATCTATATTCTATAGTGACAAGAAAGTATACAAATATGATAATTACAAATGCATTACCAATATGCCTGAAAGCACCAAAGTAGGAGTGGCTTCCGTCCACCAGTTAAGGCTCTGCTCGAGGAAGCTTTAAGTTTATAATTAGTTATTCATCAACAATAGACATCacacttagggtccgtttggatatggcttattttgctgaaaactgaaaacactgtagcaaaataatttttaaatgtgtaaatagtaccgtggaacccatttttatttttatttttttttggaataaagtGGGTGTGGGTTCCGTGAATAGTGCGTAAACAGGGtatgaacaatgcatgaacaatgCACAATGTTTCTGCACAGTGTAATCCgcgtgattaaaaaaaaaaaaaaaaaaaaaaaaggagaaaaacgCTAAAAACGCAGACGTGCGGGAAATAATCTGTATCCAAACTCCAACTTAGGtccgtttattttgttgaaaactgaaaaatgtagtaaaataatttttaaatgtgtaaatagtgtcgtataacccatttttaatgaaagttttgttgaaaaaagagatttATGGGTTCCGTGAAAAGTTTGAAAActaacttctcaaaaaaaaacaaaaaacaaaacaaaaatccaaacgCTGGGATTTTAAGCCGTATCCAAACGGGTATTTAAGAACCAACCTGTCCCCTTAATAAAATGATAGAGATGCATTTAAATTCTATGTTAAAGAACCTGCAATAAGAATGATAGTCCTGTAAGGACGCAACCTAAGCATTCCCCGGTAGCAGAAATCTGCAAAGGTTATTGCAAAGTTTAGAATCAACTCTTTCATCAACTATGTCTTAAACTTTCGACATCGTTTTGTATTCTAACCATCAATAGCGTCCGTCTTCCAAATTTTTCTATCAAGATTGATCCCATAACAATTGCTGGAATCTGCTCAGAAAATCTGCAATATCTGATTATGCACTAAAGGGGATCACAACATTTTAATTATACCAAAAAGATTTAGAACCACCTCAGGAATGGATACCACTATAAACCCAATAATACTTGGCACACCTGTTATAAACCCAAAATTCTATAATCAAATATCAATTCAATGCCGTTCACATTTGTCTATCATAGAAAGCATCATTGTAGTAGGCATTATTTACCAGCCAATTCAAAAATTTCGTCCATATAAAATGCAAATCCGTTGAGCCCTCCAAATTGTTGAAGTACCATTAGTCCAATTCCAACCTATATCAAGTTTGAGTAATA contains these protein-coding regions:
- the LOC126717182 gene encoding sugar transporter ERD6-like 5, producing the protein MAAKWLQAKIGREKEFEAAVQRLRGKNVNTSEEAADIKDYTENIQQISEDKILHLFQQKYAYQLIVGIGLMVLQQFGGLNGFAFYMDEIFELAGVPSIIGFIVVSIPEIPAIVMGSILIEKFGRRTLLMISATGECLGCVLTGLSFLLQSLNWWTEATPTLVLSGILVFKACYSLGVGAIPWIIISEIFPINVKGSAGSICNLVNWFCSWLVSYTFNFLVEWSSAETFFLYASMSGLGVLFSATLVPETRRRTLEEIQASLTHTLQ